A region from the Rufibacter sp. DG15C genome encodes:
- a CDS encoding Mut7-C RNAse domain-containing protein, producing the protein MEQRQAIFTFYGNLKDFLPSAKKGKPWPYNFTGKPSVKDAIEAIGIPHSEVGQIKVNGTPISFQEPLTHGALVEVFAAADFPLKGYPLALHPPLPVPIGFVVDMHLGKLARWLRLLGFDTLYNTHFTDKQIAQLSLSEQRVVLTRDVGLLKHKTIQWGYWLRLQIPVKQLQEVWQRYQLATHEQPFTRCMACNHFLMAVSKESVMDHLPPKTKLYFEEFYQCTGCQKVYWKGSHYEKMLAFVQKICLP; encoded by the coding sequence ATGGAACAGCGGCAGGCTATTTTTACCTTCTATGGAAACTTGAAGGATTTTCTGCCAAGCGCTAAAAAAGGGAAGCCATGGCCGTATAACTTTACCGGTAAGCCTTCTGTGAAAGATGCCATTGAGGCAATTGGTATTCCGCATTCGGAGGTAGGACAGATAAAGGTGAATGGCACCCCTATATCCTTCCAAGAGCCATTAACTCATGGAGCGTTGGTAGAGGTTTTTGCGGCAGCAGATTTTCCTTTAAAGGGCTATCCTTTGGCATTGCATCCTCCGTTGCCAGTTCCAATTGGGTTTGTGGTAGATATGCATTTGGGCAAGCTGGCCAGGTGGCTAAGGTTGTTGGGTTTTGATACATTGTATAACACGCATTTCACTGACAAGCAAATTGCCCAGCTCAGCCTATCAGAACAGCGGGTGGTATTGACAAGGGATGTGGGTTTACTCAAACACAAAACCATTCAATGGGGGTATTGGCTAAGGTTACAAATTCCAGTGAAACAACTGCAGGAAGTATGGCAGCGCTATCAGTTGGCCACTCATGAGCAACCGTTTACCAGGTGCATGGCGTGCAACCATTTTCTGATGGCAGTCTCTAAAGAATCTGTCATGGACCACCTTCCGCCTAAGACCAAACTATATTTTGAGGAATTCTACCAATGCACTGGCTGCCAAAAAGTGTATTGGAAAGGTTCTCATTATGAGAAAATGCTAGCCTTTGTTCAGAAGATTTGCTTGCCTTAA